The sequence below is a genomic window from Pseudomonas cremoricolorata.
AGCTGACGGAAGCGCTCGGCTTCGGTTTCGGTCTGCACGGCGATCAGGCTCATCTGCGCCAGCATCGGCCGGGTCAACCCGGCGAAACGCCCATAACCTTGCGCCGAGCGCTCGGACAACCGCGCATTGGCCAGCACCACGGGAATGCTGCGGCGTGCGCATTGATCGATGATGTTCGGCCACAGCTCGGTTTCCATGATGACCCCGAGCCGAGGCTGCACGCGGTCGAGGAAACGTCGCGCCGCCCAGGGCAGGTCGTACGGCAGGTAGCAGTGCTGCACCCGCGGCTCGTCGGCGAACAGCGCGCGAATGCGCTCGGAGCCGGTCGGGGTCATGCAGGTGATGGTCACCGGCAACTGCGGATACGCCGCGAGCAGCGCACGTACCATGGGCGCTGCGGCGATGCTTTCGCCGACCGACACGGCGTGTACCCAGAGTCCGCCCGGGCGCAGTTCGGGCAGCGTCCAGGCGAAACGTTCGCCGATGCGCTGGCCGTACGCCGGTGCCTTGCGCGCACGCAGGAACAGGCGCAGCGCGACCAGCGGCAGGCCCAGGTGAAACAACAGGGTATAGAGGGTTCTGTTCATGGCAGCAGAGTCTACAAGGAACCGTGCCCGTGGACATCCGCCAAACGTAACGACAGGTTCGCACAGGAAACCTCCAGCGCATGGCTGGACGCTGCGCCGCGCAAGCCTAAGAATGCTCGCACTTAACAGAGGACTACCCCACTTGAACGCCTACACCTACCTGGCCATCGCCATCTGCGCCGAAGTCATCGCCACCGCTTCGATGAAGGCCGTCAAAGGCCTGAGCACCCCGCTGCCGCTGCTGTTGATGGTGGTCGGCTACGGTATTGCCTTCTGGATGCTCACCCTGGTGGTGCGCACGGTGCCGGTGGGTATCGCCTATGCCGTGTGGTCGGGGTTGGGCATCGTGTTGATCAGCGTCGCGGCGCTGGTGATCTATGGGCAGAAGCTCGACCTGCCAGCAATGATCGGCATGGCGATGATCGTCGGCGGCGTGGTGGTGATTCAGGTGTTCTCCAAGACCACAGGCCATTGAGCGGTCCGCGCCGCGCGACGGCACACTCGGCCCGGCCAGGCAGACCTGTATACTGCCCGCCTTGTCTTGAATCCGAGGTCTTTGCATGCCAACCGCCATTGCCACCGACATTCTCATCGTCGGCGCCGGAGTCGCCGGTCTCTGGTTGAACGCCAGGCTGCGTCGGCTGGGCTACTCGACCGTGCTGGTGGAGCGGGCCAGTCTGGGCGGCGAGCAGACCATCAAGTCCCAGGGCATCATCCACGGCGGCACCAAGTACGCGCTGCACGGCGCGCTGACCGGCGCCTCGGAAGCCATCTCCGACATGCCGCGGCGCTGGCGCGAAGCGCTGGCCGGCGACGGCGAGCTGAACCTCGACCACACCCGCCTGCTGTCCGAGGCCCACTACTTGTGGTCGCCCGGCACCCTGGCCGGCAACCTCACCAGCTTCTTCGCCAGCAAGGCGGTGCGCGGCCGGGTCGATCAGGTCAAGGGCGAGCAACTGCCCCCGGCCCTGCAAGACCGTGCCTTCAAGGGCAAGGTCTATCGCCTGGCCGAGTTAGTGGTCGACGTGCCCAGCCTGCTCGCCAACCTGGCAGAGCTGGCCGGTGACAGCCTGCTCGCCGGCGAGCGCATCACCCCGCTGCGCGACGGCGATACCCTGGTTGGGCTCGAGGTCGATGGCCGTCAGATCCGCGCGCAGCGCATCGTCCTCAGCGCCGGTGGCGGCAGCGAAGCCTTGCTCCAGGCCCTTGGCCTGAGCCAGCCGGCCATGCAGCGCCGGCCGTTGCACATGGTCATGGTCAAGGGCCCGAACCTCAAGCCGTTGTACGCCCATTGCCTGGGCGGTGGGCCCAAGCCACGGGTGACGGTGACCAGCCATCCCGGCGCGGATGGCCAGTGGGTCTGGTACCTGGGCGGCGACCTCGCTGAGGCCGACGGCGTGGCCCGTACGCCAGAGGCGCAGATCGCGGCGGCGCGCAAGGAAATCGCCCAGTTGCTGCCGTGGGTTGATCAAACGCCATTGCGCTGGGCGACCCTGCGCGTCGAGCGCGCCGAGCCTGCGCAATCGGGGTTGGTGCGCCCCGACAACGCCTTCCTCGCCGAGCAAGACCACTTGCTGGTGGGATGGCCGACCAAACTGGCCCTGGCCCCG
It includes:
- a CDS encoding DMT family transporter, producing the protein MNAYTYLAIAICAEVIATASMKAVKGLSTPLPLLLMVVGYGIAFWMLTLVVRTVPVGIAYAVWSGLGIVLISVAALVIYGQKLDLPAMIGMAMIVGGVVVIQVFSKTTGH
- a CDS encoding NAD(P)/FAD-dependent oxidoreductase; this encodes MPTAIATDILIVGAGVAGLWLNARLRRLGYSTVLVERASLGGEQTIKSQGIIHGGTKYALHGALTGASEAISDMPRRWREALAGDGELNLDHTRLLSEAHYLWSPGTLAGNLTSFFASKAVRGRVDQVKGEQLPPALQDRAFKGKVYRLAELVVDVPSLLANLAELAGDSLLAGERITPLRDGDTLVGLEVDGRQIRAQRIVLSAGGGSEALLQALGLSQPAMQRRPLHMVMVKGPNLKPLYAHCLGGGPKPRVTVTSHPGADGQWVWYLGGDLAEADGVARTPEAQIAAARKEIAQLLPWVDQTPLRWATLRVERAEPAQSGLVRPDNAFLAEQDHLLVGWPTKLALAPDFSDRVLATLQRDGIRPGAQADLSDLPRPALGVPAWEQLLP